Proteins co-encoded in one Candidatus Bealeia paramacronuclearis genomic window:
- a CDS encoding L,D-transpeptidase family protein has translation MKNLIVKGTQAIWGNATFSIVHGCGGITKNKSEGDGSTPVGTFPFRCVFYRKDRIPEIETDLPLHILEKEDGWCDDVNDPLYNRYVKLPYSGRHEDLWREDRLYDIIVVMGYNDDPVVPYKGSAIFVHLKPLAGKSTAGCIGLEKEVLVKVLKEATLESCLIVEAPLGA, from the coding sequence ATGAAAAATCTGATTGTTAAAGGTACACAGGCCATTTGGGGAAATGCTACTTTTTCAATTGTTCATGGTTGTGGTGGCATCACCAAAAATAAGAGTGAAGGGGATGGCTCAACGCCCGTAGGCACATTTCCTTTCAGATGTGTTTTTTATCGTAAAGATCGCATTCCTGAAATTGAAACAGACCTTCCTTTGCATATCCTCGAAAAAGAGGATGGCTGGTGCGATGACGTCAATGATCCACTTTACAATCGCTATGTAAAATTGCCTTATTCCGGGAGGCACGAGGACTTATGGCGAGAAGATCGCCTTTATGATATTATCGTTGTTATGGGGTATAATGATGACCCTGTGGTGCCATACAAAGGCAGCGCTATCTTCGTTCATTTAAAGCCGCTTGCGGGAAAATCAACTGCCGGTTGCATTGGACTTGAAAAAGAGGTCTTGGTTAAGGTATTAAAAGAAGCAACGCTTGAAAGTTGTTTAATTGTTGAGGCCCCTCTGGGAGCTTAA
- a CDS encoding DsbA family protein: protein MAKKLMKVFVFLLIGTNYLYAANTKKESVKPLPEIVLGKEGAPVTMIEYTSMTCPHCADFHLKVLPEIKSQYVDQGQLKVIHRDYPGDGLSLKATQLAFCGGPQLHPKMVNVFFSTQERWMFAKDAEAELKKIAYENGMTKHQVESCLQNTELMDQIIQSRQEGQKSYNIKATPTLVINGKIIPQALTMDQFKTTITPMLVHKVSAH, encoded by the coding sequence ATGGCGAAAAAATTGATGAAAGTGTTTGTATTTTTACTCATCGGTACAAATTATCTTTATGCAGCGAATACGAAAAAAGAATCCGTAAAGCCGTTGCCAGAAATTGTCTTGGGCAAAGAGGGTGCTCCTGTGACGATGATTGAGTACACCTCCATGACCTGCCCCCATTGTGCAGATTTTCATTTGAAAGTTTTACCCGAGATTAAATCTCAATATGTCGATCAAGGTCAACTGAAGGTTATTCATCGCGATTACCCAGGAGATGGATTAAGTCTTAAGGCCACGCAACTTGCGTTTTGTGGGGGGCCTCAGCTTCACCCCAAAATGGTGAATGTGTTTTTCAGCACACAAGAACGTTGGATGTTTGCCAAGGATGCTGAGGCCGAACTCAAGAAAATTGCCTATGAAAATGGTATGACAAAGCATCAGGTAGAATCGTGTCTTCAAAACACGGAGCTTATGGATCAAATCATCCAATCCCGTCAAGAGGGTCAAAAATCCTATAATATTAAAGCAACACCGACACTTGTGATTAACGGAAAAATCATTCCGCAAGCTTTGACGATGGATCAGTTCAAAACCACCATCACACCCATGTTGGTTCACAAAGTTTCTGCGCATTAA
- a CDS encoding AmpG family muropeptide MFS transporter, protein MAFSLLKNYCDRRLFAIGLIAFTNGIPLMMTSSTLSIWLKEYGLSYTEIGLFALLHLPYGIKFLWAPFLDAYSIPWLSQKMGHRRSWLLAVQTGVLLSLLMMSQFSPVEERELFVIFGVLSTFFAASQHILLLAYQIETMEARTWGTGEATSVLGFRLSLMATGAGALYLASYTSWQHVYEIYAALILLGIGIVFLIPEPISPRKTGKSTSLIQTLYEPFQDFFFNHGGVFVLIFMMLFRLPDSILGTMPNLFYLSLGFSKIDIGNASKIFGLIVTILGGFIGASLINRIGYRKTLYWGGITHGLSLLMFLALNQAGYSLSWLYATVALEHFTSGLGLTAFFTYQMISCRPSYAASQLALMTATASISQTLISSWSGYLVDHLGWNLFFLLVVFAMIPGTCWIQKLPNIAQPQNLIKEGA, encoded by the coding sequence ATCGCATTCTCACTTTTAAAAAATTATTGTGACCGGCGACTATTTGCAATTGGACTCATTGCGTTTACCAATGGCATTCCGTTGATGATGACCTCCTCAACGCTTTCTATTTGGCTCAAAGAATATGGTTTGAGCTATACCGAAATTGGTCTTTTTGCTCTTCTCCATCTGCCCTATGGCATTAAATTTTTGTGGGCGCCTTTTCTTGATGCGTATTCCATTCCATGGTTGAGCCAAAAAATGGGACATCGACGCAGCTGGCTTTTGGCGGTGCAAACGGGAGTACTTTTGAGTCTTTTGATGATGAGCCAATTTTCTCCCGTAGAAGAACGTGAACTTTTTGTCATCTTTGGCGTCCTCAGTACATTTTTTGCAGCCAGCCAACACATCCTTCTTTTAGCTTATCAAATTGAAACTATGGAAGCGCGAACCTGGGGCACAGGCGAAGCTACAAGTGTCCTTGGATTTCGCCTTTCCCTAATGGCCACAGGTGCGGGCGCACTCTATCTTGCCAGCTACACCTCCTGGCAACACGTCTATGAAATATATGCTGCCCTTATCCTCTTAGGAATCGGAATTGTTTTTCTGATTCCTGAACCGATTTCCCCTCGGAAAACGGGAAAATCGACCTCGTTAATTCAAACGCTTTATGAGCCGTTTCAAGATTTCTTTTTTAATCATGGAGGCGTGTTTGTTCTTATTTTTATGATGCTCTTCCGACTTCCCGATAGTATTTTGGGAACTATGCCCAATTTATTTTATCTCTCTCTTGGGTTTTCCAAAATTGACATTGGAAATGCGTCTAAGATTTTTGGTCTCATTGTGACGATTCTTGGTGGATTTATAGGCGCAAGTCTGATTAATCGCATTGGATATCGAAAAACGTTATATTGGGGAGGCATCACCCATGGCCTTTCGTTGCTGATGTTTTTAGCCCTAAATCAGGCCGGCTATTCATTGTCCTGGCTCTATGCGACGGTGGCTTTAGAACATTTTACAAGTGGCTTGGGATTAACCGCTTTTTTCACTTACCAAATGATTTCGTGTAGACCATCATACGCGGCCTCTCAATTAGCACTGATGACGGCAACGGCGTCCATTTCTCAGACACTGATTTCCTCTTGGTCTGGATATCTTGTCGATCATTTGGGATGGAATTTATTTTTTCTTCTTGTGGTTTTTGCAATGATTCCAGGCACTTGTTGGATTCAAAAATTACCCAATATTGCTCAACCCCAAAACCTCATCAAAGAGGGAGCCTGA
- a CDS encoding C1 family peptidase → MTKNFRILLAVTTCLSVPFSLSAVQNWKKLHEEVNHNHKSAHKFRGYKSTSDETKEFLASMKESHTKLHLQHSPSKEESSHFLHMTAPKIPTSFDLSQYTTIFDQGPLGSCTGNSLVGALFARQLKELSEANPKTALPTLKVNVHPASRLFVYYGERQLEGTVNEDSGASIGDGIKFIHTTGAPDETVWPYDVSKFAIKPPVTAWTQAYSHKALDPNYMTHDAIIPSVTGLNALKLAISSGDLISLGIAVYDSFESDQVAKTGVVPIPDVKKESLLGGHAVLALGYDDKTQLIKCANSWGTSWGDKGYFYLPYKYFEDSSLTDEAWIISTVQKPNVVIKK, encoded by the coding sequence ATGACTAAGAATTTTCGAATTTTATTAGCCGTAACAACATGCTTGAGTGTCCCATTTTCTCTTTCTGCCGTTCAAAATTGGAAAAAATTACATGAAGAAGTAAACCATAATCATAAGAGTGCTCATAAATTTAGAGGATATAAATCCACAAGCGATGAGACCAAAGAATTCCTTGCCTCTATGAAAGAGTCCCATACAAAACTTCATTTACAACATTCACCCTCAAAAGAAGAGTCTTCTCATTTCTTGCACATGACCGCACCAAAAATTCCCACCAGCTTTGATTTAAGCCAATACACAACCATTTTCGATCAAGGACCATTAGGATCTTGCACAGGCAACTCTCTTGTGGGCGCACTTTTTGCAAGACAGCTCAAAGAACTGAGTGAGGCCAATCCTAAAACAGCCCTTCCTACACTTAAGGTGAATGTCCATCCGGCCTCGCGTTTGTTTGTGTATTATGGCGAAAGACAGTTAGAGGGGACAGTTAATGAGGATTCTGGGGCGAGTATTGGAGACGGCATTAAGTTCATACACACCACAGGTGCGCCTGATGAAACCGTTTGGCCCTATGATGTTTCCAAGTTTGCAATCAAACCACCGGTAACTGCCTGGACGCAGGCCTACAGCCATAAAGCCTTGGATCCAAACTATATGACTCATGATGCAATTATACCTTCTGTCACAGGGCTGAATGCTCTGAAACTGGCTATTTCTTCAGGGGATCTCATTTCATTGGGTATTGCCGTCTATGACAGTTTTGAGTCGGATCAAGTGGCTAAAACAGGCGTTGTGCCTATACCAGATGTGAAGAAGGAGTCTCTTTTGGGGGGACATGCAGTCTTGGCCCTTGGATATGATGATAAAACACAGCTTATTAAATGTGCCAATTCATGGGGTACAAGCTGGGGAGATAAGGGTTATTTCTACTTGCCTTATAAATATTTTGAAGACAGTTCCTTAACTGATGAAGCGTGGATTATTTCCACAGTTCAAAAGCCAAATGTTGTCATTAAAAAATAA
- a CDS encoding protoglobin domain-containing protein, whose translation MSEINGVSYRDRINFFLITQEDSRNLQEFWKVLEPKLQGILSAFYDHMLSWPTTKDIIGNPSNVDRLKKAQHSHWRTLFDGKFDDKFFDEGQRIGTAHDKIGLTPVWYIGGYVFILTKINDIAIEFYKKDQKKLAGILSATQKAILLDMEVAISVFLRKGQDAQLQKEMLQLANALDTEIQTSVLGVTKRAIELNSIAKSMSVSAEKVSSRTNVVTQAAEGTTQNVQTVASATEELAASSQEIGSQMGQASLVAKNAVNDAENAGVTINSLSHAAEKISEVVDLINTIARQTNLLALNATIEAARAGEAGRGFAVVANEVKNLASQTASATDDVAQQARNIQNATREAVSAIERINGTITEISSISTTIAAAVEEQSAATAEISRNAQEAASNTIEVSSNMEGVSSESSETGRLANSVEQLSSGLITEMEELKERLTKLLRNSQAGERRESPRKSLNIKATAKVGSENLSGTIIDISEGGAGVSLEAGAHGGVVGGTVSILARGSSISCQIVSVEGSILHLKFIENAQGFLRGLNAQAA comes from the coding sequence ATGTCTGAAATTAACGGCGTGAGCTATAGAGATCGTATCAACTTCTTTTTGATTACTCAGGAAGATTCTCGTAATTTACAAGAGTTTTGGAAGGTTTTGGAGCCTAAACTCCAAGGTATTTTGTCTGCATTTTACGACCATATGTTGTCCTGGCCTACAACAAAAGACATTATTGGAAACCCTTCAAACGTGGATCGTCTTAAAAAAGCGCAACATAGCCATTGGCGCACTCTATTTGACGGAAAATTTGATGATAAGTTTTTTGATGAAGGCCAGCGCATTGGTACAGCCCATGACAAAATTGGGCTCACACCCGTTTGGTATATTGGAGGATATGTTTTTATTTTAACAAAAATAAATGACATTGCGATCGAATTTTATAAAAAAGATCAAAAAAAATTGGCAGGGATTCTTTCTGCAACTCAAAAAGCTATTCTTCTGGATATGGAGGTAGCAATTTCTGTTTTCCTCAGAAAAGGACAAGATGCTCAACTTCAAAAAGAAATGCTTCAGTTGGCAAATGCCCTTGATACTGAAATCCAAACCTCTGTTTTGGGCGTAACAAAACGTGCTATTGAGCTCAATAGTATTGCCAAATCCATGTCTGTCTCCGCGGAAAAAGTTTCAAGTCGCACGAATGTGGTCACGCAAGCAGCTGAAGGCACCACACAAAATGTTCAAACTGTGGCCTCTGCTACAGAAGAACTTGCGGCGTCTTCTCAAGAAATTGGATCTCAAATGGGGCAAGCCTCACTAGTGGCTAAAAATGCAGTAAATGACGCTGAAAATGCAGGCGTTACAATTAATAGCCTCAGTCACGCCGCTGAAAAAATCAGCGAAGTTGTGGATCTTATCAATACTATTGCTCGCCAAACCAATCTCTTGGCCTTGAACGCCACTATTGAAGCGGCACGCGCCGGGGAAGCGGGACGTGGGTTTGCGGTTGTGGCCAATGAAGTGAAAAACTTGGCTTCCCAAACCGCAAGCGCTACGGATGACGTGGCCCAACAAGCGCGCAATATCCAAAATGCCACGCGGGAAGCCGTTTCGGCTATTGAGCGTATTAATGGGACCATCACAGAAATCAGCTCGATTTCAACAACCATTGCCGCAGCTGTCGAAGAGCAATCAGCCGCCACGGCTGAAATCAGTCGCAATGCGCAAGAAGCTGCGAGCAATACCATTGAAGTTTCAAGTAACATGGAGGGGGTCTCATCAGAATCTTCAGAAACAGGACGACTTGCCAACAGTGTTGAACAGCTTTCAAGCGGTTTGATCACAGAAATGGAAGAATTGAAGGAGCGGCTTACAAAACTTCTGAGAAACTCACAAGCCGGCGAGAGACGTGAATCTCCTCGCAAATCTTTAAATATAAAAGCCACCGCAAAGGTCGGTTCAGAAAACCTTTCAGGAACAATTATTGATATCTCCGAGGGTGGCGCTGGGGTTTCTCTTGAGGCCGGAGCACATGGAGGGGTTGTGGGAGGCACGGTTTCCATCTTGGCCCGAGGGTCTTCAATTTCTTGTCAAATTGTATCGGTAGAAGGGTCAATTCTTCACCTGAAATTTATCGAAAATGCCCAAGGATTCTTGCGCGGATTGAATGCTCAAGCGGCTTGA
- the gltA gene encoding citrate synthase, translating into MPTGEIAQFPILDGTLGPSVIDIRSLYGSTGSFTYDPAFTSTASCESKITFIDGDKGVLLHRGYPIEQLAEQSNFLEVCYLLLEGELPTQENYKSFYDNIIQHSMVHEQIRNFYSGFRRDAHPMATMVGVVGALSAFYHDSLDIHDPRQREIASHRLIAKMPTIAAMAYKYSVGQPFVYPDNALGYAENFLHMMFSLPCEKYKVNPVTASALDKILILHADHEQNASTSTVRLAGSSGANPFACIAAGIACLWGPAHGGANEAVLNMLREIGHKDRIPEYIKKAKDKNDPFRLMGFGHRVYKNYDPRAQVLRKACHEVLNELGHKNEPLLDLAKELEKIALEDPYFVEKKLYPNVDFYSGIIFQAMGIPSSMFTVLFALARTVGWIAQWKEMIEDPQMKIGRPRQLYTGYGPRDFVPLNKR; encoded by the coding sequence ATGCCCACGGGCGAAATTGCACAGTTTCCCATTTTGGATGGAACACTAGGTCCTTCTGTTATTGACATTCGATCTCTTTATGGATCAACGGGCAGTTTCACGTATGATCCGGCCTTCACTTCAACGGCCAGTTGTGAATCGAAAATCACTTTTATCGATGGCGATAAAGGCGTTCTTTTACACCGTGGATATCCCATCGAACAACTTGCAGAGCAAAGTAATTTTTTGGAAGTGTGCTATCTTTTGCTTGAAGGCGAACTCCCCACACAAGAAAACTACAAAAGCTTTTATGATAATATTATTCAGCACAGTATGGTCCATGAGCAAATCCGAAATTTCTATTCAGGCTTCCGACGCGATGCTCATCCCATGGCCACGATGGTGGGTGTTGTAGGTGCACTTTCTGCATTCTACCATGACAGCTTAGATATTCATGATCCCCGCCAACGGGAAATTGCCTCCCACAGGCTTATTGCCAAAATGCCCACTATTGCCGCAATGGCTTATAAATATTCCGTGGGTCAGCCTTTTGTTTATCCTGACAATGCACTTGGGTATGCGGAAAACTTTTTGCATATGATGTTCTCGCTGCCTTGTGAGAAATATAAAGTGAATCCTGTGACCGCAAGTGCCTTAGATAAAATTTTAATTCTTCATGCTGATCACGAGCAAAACGCGTCCACCTCTACAGTTAGACTCGCAGGCTCGAGTGGCGCTAATCCTTTCGCGTGTATTGCCGCTGGAATTGCTTGTCTTTGGGGGCCTGCTCATGGGGGAGCCAATGAAGCAGTTTTAAATATGTTGCGTGAAATTGGTCACAAAGATCGGATTCCAGAATACATCAAAAAAGCAAAAGATAAAAATGATCCTTTCCGCTTGATGGGATTTGGTCATCGCGTTTACAAAAATTACGATCCTCGTGCCCAAGTTTTGCGAAAAGCGTGCCATGAAGTTTTAAATGAACTGGGCCACAAAAATGAACCGCTTTTAGATTTGGCTAAAGAACTTGAGAAAATCGCACTTGAAGATCCCTATTTTGTTGAGAAAAAACTTTATCCCAATGTGGATTTTTATTCCGGAATTATTTTCCAAGCCATGGGTATTCCTTCTTCAATGTTTACCGTTCTTTTTGCGCTCGCAAGAACCGTTGGCTGGATCGCTCAATGGAAAGAAATGATTGAGGACCCCCAAATGAAAATCGGGCGTCCTCGCCAGCTTTACACAGGATATGGCCCCCGCGACTTTGTCCCTTTGAATAAAAGATAG
- a CDS encoding IS630 transposase-related protein → MAKAYSEELRKKVISSITSGGRKREAAKVFNVGEATIYRWICLHKQGDIKPKKRTSYPRKVDEQKLRDYVAQNPDHTLKQIAEALGLRFQNVSKWLKRLNITRKKDDALQRT, encoded by the coding sequence ATGGCAAAAGCATATTCGGAAGAGCTGCGAAAAAAGGTCATCTCCTCCATTACGAGCGGCGGCCGTAAGCGGGAGGCTGCAAAGGTTTTTAACGTTGGAGAAGCCACGATCTATCGATGGATATGTCTTCATAAACAAGGGGATATTAAACCGAAAAAACGCACTTCTTATCCGCGTAAAGTCGATGAGCAAAAACTCAGAGACTACGTCGCTCAAAATCCGGATCATACGCTCAAACAAATCGCCGAAGCTTTGGGGTTGAGATTCCAAAACGTGAGTAAATGGCTTAAACGTTTAAACATTACACGAAAAAAAGACGACGCTTTACAAAGAACGTAA
- a CDS encoding IS630 family transposase — protein sequence MKQLEKIDPETIVWIDEAGIDNRLYREHAWAPRGQKVDAEIPGQKRERVSIIGGLMKGAFVAPFTFQGGCHADLFNAWLEEVLLPNLSKNTTLIMDNAAFHKSPKTKDLIEKFGCHLLFLPTDSPDLNPIEHWWHKIKSILRPLVQQNPENLHQLLDKLLSQCLSI from the coding sequence ATAAAACAGCTTGAGAAAATAGATCCTGAAACAATCGTGTGGATTGATGAAGCTGGGATTGATAATCGCCTTTATCGAGAGCATGCCTGGGCGCCGCGCGGACAAAAGGTTGACGCGGAGATCCCGGGCCAAAAAAGAGAGCGTGTCAGTATCATTGGCGGTCTCATGAAGGGTGCGTTCGTGGCGCCTTTCACCTTTCAAGGTGGATGTCATGCAGATCTTTTTAATGCTTGGCTTGAGGAGGTTTTATTGCCGAATTTATCAAAAAATACCACCCTGATTATGGACAATGCCGCCTTTCACAAATCGCCAAAAACGAAAGATTTGATTGAGAAATTTGGCTGCCATCTCCTCTTTCTCCCAACTGACTCTCCTGACCTCAATCCTATCGAGCATTGGTGGCACAAAATCAAATCCATCCTCCGTCCCCTCGTCCAGCAAAACCCAGAAAACCTTCATCAACTCCTTGATAAACTCCTCAGCCAATGTCTATCCATATAA
- a CDS encoding transposase: MEKLRKFFRGAYSHNRCDRIVCSRGRSRAGITTKLHWVMTAEGHFVEGQLTGGNVHDVTVASGLFEDIVGCYALGDAGYDSDRYRRDLMSNNNIPVIPGRKNRKIPIDCDKKIYKLRSRIEMFFGKIKENRRLGMRYDKL; this comes from the coding sequence ATTGAAAAGTTAAGAAAGTTTTTCAGAGGTGCGTACTCACACAACAGATGCGACAGAATCGTCTGCAGTCGGGGAAGAAGCCGCGCAGGGATCACCACCAAACTCCACTGGGTCATGACGGCCGAAGGGCACTTTGTCGAGGGTCAATTAACCGGCGGAAACGTTCACGATGTCACGGTTGCGAGCGGACTTTTTGAAGACATTGTCGGCTGTTACGCGCTGGGAGATGCGGGTTACGATTCAGATCGTTATCGTCGAGACCTCATGTCGAACAATAATATCCCCGTGATTCCGGGACGAAAAAATCGCAAAATTCCAATTGATTGCGACAAAAAGATCTACAAGCTTCGCAGCCGCATCGAGATGTTTTTTGGAAAAATCAAAGAAAACAGAAGGCTCGGCATGAGATATGACAAGCTATAG
- the petA gene encoding ubiquinol-cytochrome c reductase iron-sulfur subunit, whose product MAAQTLDKPVSHDEKAHAASRRDFLILTAGAVGAVGTAAIAWPFIDSMNPSAEVLAQSTTDVDLSAIQVGQAITVMWQGKPVFIRHRTSEEIKAAEEIPMSELMDPESDEARVKKGKAELLVVVGVCTHLGCVPNGQAPTQDRGKYGGWLCPCHGSLYDTSGRVRRGPAPLNLLVPPYMFLTDKSIRIGAEEKTNG is encoded by the coding sequence ATGGCCGCACAAACTCTAGATAAACCAGTATCTCACGATGAAAAGGCGCATGCTGCGTCACGGAGAGATTTTTTGATTTTAACGGCAGGGGCTGTGGGGGCCGTAGGCACAGCTGCAATCGCCTGGCCTTTCATTGATAGCATGAATCCGTCTGCTGAAGTTTTGGCGCAATCCACAACAGATGTGGACTTGTCCGCGATTCAAGTAGGTCAAGCGATTACCGTCATGTGGCAAGGAAAGCCCGTTTTTATTCGCCACCGCACATCCGAGGAAATTAAAGCTGCAGAAGAAATTCCCATGTCAGAACTCATGGATCCCGAATCAGATGAGGCGCGAGTTAAAAAGGGCAAGGCGGAATTGCTTGTAGTTGTGGGCGTTTGTACCCATCTCGGTTGCGTGCCCAATGGACAAGCGCCTACGCAAGATCGGGGGAAATATGGTGGGTGGCTCTGCCCTTGCCATGGATCTCTTTATGATACTTCTGGGCGCGTGCGTCGTGGCCCTGCGCCCCTAAATCTTTTGGTCCCCCCTTATATGTTTTTAACCGATAAAAGCATCCGAATTGGTGCCGAGGAGAAAACCAATGGATAA
- a CDS encoding cytochrome b, whose product MDKCSSVVKWIDHRLPIFTFMNHELQEYPTPKNLNYWWNFGSLAGITLVVMIMTGIFLAMHYDPNSLTAFDSVESIMRNVNYGWLLRYIHMNGATMFFIVVYIHMFRGLYYGSYKSPRELLWMLGVVILILMMATAFMGYVLPWGQMSFWGATVITNLFSALPFGDSIVQWLWGGFSVDNPTLNRFFVLHYLLPFLIIGVVALHLVALHQHGSNNPLGIDRKEPRDSIPFHPYYTVKDLFGLGVFLLFWAYLVFYAPNFFGEPDNYIVANPLVTPPHIVPEWYFLPFYAILRSIPNKLIGVIAMFGAILVLFFLPWLDSSKVRSARFRPIYKWCFWAFVIDCFVLGCVGAHAPDYVYESLGGMGNQTLGQITTLIYFGFFLVLLPILGRIEKPLPLPNSLSEAVLKTNQKGK is encoded by the coding sequence ATGGATAAATGTTCCTCCGTCGTAAAATGGATTGACCATCGTCTTCCTATCTTCACTTTCATGAATCATGAACTGCAAGAATACCCCACCCCGAAGAATTTGAACTATTGGTGGAACTTTGGATCGTTGGCAGGAATTACTCTTGTTGTGATGATTATGACCGGCATTTTCTTGGCCATGCACTATGATCCCAATAGTTTAACGGCATTTGATAGCGTTGAGAGCATTATGCGCAACGTAAATTACGGATGGCTCTTGCGTTATATTCATATGAATGGCGCAACTATGTTTTTTATCGTCGTTTATATTCATATGTTCCGCGGTCTTTATTATGGATCCTATAAATCACCGCGAGAGCTTTTGTGGATGCTTGGCGTTGTGATCCTGATTTTAATGATGGCTACAGCCTTCATGGGATATGTGCTTCCTTGGGGTCAAATGAGTTTTTGGGGTGCGACTGTGATCACAAATCTTTTCTCTGCCCTTCCTTTTGGAGATTCGATTGTACAATGGCTTTGGGGTGGTTTTTCTGTAGACAACCCGACATTAAATAGATTTTTTGTACTTCATTATCTTTTGCCTTTTCTAATTATTGGCGTTGTAGCCCTTCATTTAGTGGCCCTTCATCAGCATGGATCCAACAATCCTCTAGGAATTGACCGAAAAGAACCCCGTGATAGTATTCCTTTCCATCCTTACTATACGGTCAAGGATCTTTTTGGACTGGGTGTTTTTCTTTTGTTCTGGGCCTACCTCGTCTTTTATGCACCCAATTTCTTTGGGGAGCCGGATAATTATATTGTGGCAAATCCGTTGGTGACACCACCTCACATTGTTCCTGAATGGTACTTCTTGCCCTTTTACGCTATTTTACGATCCATTCCCAATAAGCTCATTGGTGTGATTGCGATGTTTGGTGCAATTCTGGTGCTCTTCTTTTTGCCTTGGCTGGATTCCTCAAAAGTAAGAAGCGCGAGATTTCGTCCTATTTATAAGTGGTGCTTCTGGGCGTTTGTGATTGATTGCTTTGTCTTGGGCTGTGTTGGGGCTCATGCACCAGATTATGTCTATGAGAGTTTGGGCGGTATGGGGAATCAGACTTTAGGACAAATCACCACTCTGATTTATTTTGGATTCTTCCTCGTGCTTTTGCCGATTTTGGGGCGCATTGAAAAGCCATTGCCCTTACCCAATAGTTTGAGTGAGGCCGTCCTAAAGACAAATCAAAAGGGGAAATAA
- a CDS encoding cytochrome c1: MNWNFLAPIFVYFLLISSPILANEEARPLPDHKWTFEGAFGTFDLASLQKGFQIYKQVCSACHSIKRIHFRNLSALGYNEAEIKAIASDYEVTDGPNDLGEMFTRKGTPADAIPGPYANDKAARAANNGALPPDLSLVVKARKGGADYIFALLTGYENPPAGKHIPQGMHYNPYFPGEQIAMTPPLSEGLITHSDGTTPTVQQMAHDVVNFLTWAAEPEMVERKQMGLKVLFYLSIFTLLMYFVMRRVWARVK; encoded by the coding sequence ATGAATTGGAATTTTTTAGCCCCCATTTTCGTTTACTTCTTGCTGATTTCCTCACCGATTTTGGCCAATGAAGAAGCCCGCCCCTTACCGGATCATAAGTGGACTTTTGAAGGGGCATTTGGAACTTTTGATTTGGCCTCTTTACAAAAAGGGTTTCAAATTTACAAACAAGTCTGTTCAGCTTGCCATAGCATAAAACGTATCCATTTCAGGAATCTTTCAGCACTTGGATATAATGAGGCCGAAATCAAAGCGATTGCTTCTGACTATGAAGTGACTGATGGGCCCAATGATTTGGGAGAAATGTTCACTCGCAAGGGTACGCCTGCAGATGCAATCCCAGGTCCTTATGCCAATGATAAAGCAGCACGGGCTGCCAATAATGGTGCGCTTCCACCGGATCTTTCTCTGGTTGTAAAAGCCAGAAAAGGCGGTGCGGATTATATCTTTGCGCTTTTAACGGGATATGAGAATCCACCGGCTGGAAAACACATACCTCAAGGTATGCATTACAATCCCTATTTTCCCGGTGAGCAAATTGCCATGACGCCTCCCCTTTCCGAAGGGCTTATTACCCATAGTGATGGAACAACACCAACGGTTCAGCAAATGGCTCATGATGTCGTGAATTTCCTGACCTGGGCTGCAGAACCTGAAATGGTGGAACGCAAACAAATGGGGCTTAAAGTTCTCTTCTACCTCTCTATTTTTACCCTTTTGATGTATTTTGTGATGCGTCGGGTCTGGGCAAGAGTCAAATAA